The Bradysia coprophila strain Holo2 unplaced genomic scaffold, BU_Bcop_v1 contig_18, whole genome shotgun sequence genome segment TAGCAAAATTGGGCTAGGGAAATTATTGTGTAAGGGAAAaggctaaaaaaaaacaacacaaaggGACCCatccatttttcttcattcacaAGTTGTGTACGTTACAAAGAGTATAGCGTCTGACTTAAGGCGAcgataacaaatttgatattttctgaTTAAAGCCATGCGAGTTGCGCATCATAAAACGCTTTGTTCTTTAAAATTGCAGCTGAAAATGAACGCAGCACCAACAGAAAAGCTTCTATTTTTCTCGTATTATTCTATCGAatgattcaattgtttttcgttaaatttttggtcGCCCTTAAAAGGGCGTTTTTTCGGGTATACTCGAGATGTTTCCAGTATACAGGGCACTTAAGCCTTCTTTTCGGTCTTTTTCGGCAACAAAACTGCCTGAATGTTGGGCAGAACACCACCTTGGGCAATGGTTACACCCGACAACAACTTGTTCAATTCTTCGTCGTTGCGGATGGCCAACTGTAAGTGACGTGGAATGATTCTGGTCTTCTTGTTGTCACGGGCTGCGTTACCAGCCAATTCCAATACTTCAGCAGCCAAATATTCCAtcacagctgccaaataaacTGGAGCACCAGCACCGACACGTTCGGCATAGTTGCCTTTACGCAACAATCGGTGAATGCGACCGACTGGAAACTGTAATCCGGCACGGTTCGAACGAGACTTTGCCTTTCCCTTAACTTTTCCACCTTTACCACGgccagacatttttcaaattggtttttaatttacttgttTACAGCACGAAACTGAATGACTGAATGATACCGAACGTACGCGTCTACTGTCTTTATATGCACGTTCGTTCAACCATATGGATGAATGGGCGGAGCCATCTCGTTGAACAAAAGTGAATATAAAAGTGCGGTACGAATGTGACGGTATTGATATAGTTTCATTGAGTGTATCGTTCAGTAAACATGCCACCAAAGACAAGCGGAAAAGCTGCCAAGAAGGCCGGTAAGGCGCAAAAGAACATTTCGAAAGGcgacaagaagaagaaacgcaAGCGTAAGGAATCTTATGCCATCTACATCTACAAAGTGTTGAAGCAAGTGCATCCAGACACTGGCATTTCGAGCAAAGCCATGAGTATCATGAACAGTTTCGTTAATGATATTTTCGAACGCATTGCTGCCGAAGCATCCCGTTTGGCTCACTACAACAAACGATCGACCATCACCAGTCGGGAAATTCAAACCGCTGTTCGTCTGTTGTTGCCTGGTGAATTGGCCAAGCACGCTGTCAGTGAAGGCACAAAAGCCGTCACCAAATACACCAGCTCCAAGTaaattggtttaaaaaaaaatggtttcacaTTAAAATCTCCGACATCAAAACAAACGGCTCTTTTCAGAGCCACCATTTcatttacgaaaaacattgaaatcaattcgaaaataatacaaaaaaaaccgacTCCGAAACTTTGGGTGTGGCTCTACTCCGTCTAACTGTAATTGGGCTTTGGCCatgatttttaatattgttCTACATAATTGAGAGTGGTCGCTGAGCAGGCTTGATTAGATTTAGACAGTCTCTTTATGAAATCTGCTAGCAATCATTAAGTAgaagacaaacaaacaaaatgcaatgTCGCCCATCCACAATTCGttaatagaaataaatttgagcTGTGTGTGGTCCGTCCACTTTCAGTCGCTATTTCTGTACAGATGTTGACATATATGGGGCAGTCAAGAAAACCGACTTTTTCCACTTTTAAAGGAAGATCCTAAAGGCGAACGTTGACTGTCTTTTCtggaacataaaattttttgtccatCACCAACCGAGTTAAAATAACGGTCTGTTGTTTGCGTCAATCAGTCAATGGGTTAGTAAACAATGATGTCTGCAGAAGAAATTCGAACGCGTTGTAACTCGCATTCAATGTGTTAGTGGCGTGGATTTCATGCCATACCATTACTGTTTGTGGTCATTTCACTGATTATTCCagtcaggaaaaaaaaaacatttcccagACTCACAGGTCTAGATGATGAAAACGTTAGCTCTAataaacatcgaacaaaaccTCACGTAAATGTTGGCTCGTGAATGTCTGGTGTGCTTGTGCTTTTGTATGTCGGAATCAATAGTTGTTCCATGGATCGAAAGTGGTAAAAAAGTGAATCTGACGAAGAACGAGGACTAGCTAAAGGTCCAACTGCCACAGAGGGCCCAAATTAAAAGAAtcgaaataaatcgaaattggaAAGAGTGTGCGGACAGCGCCATAGAATGTAGAGGTTGCAGTGCCCCTTAAAaccatcaaatttttccacacaCAGCCAAATGCATACGGATTTTGTTACTGCTTTCGATGCATGTAACTCCATTGCTGCCTAAAATCATTGTGGGCAATCGCTGGACCCCGATTGATCATTAATTTgacttcattaaaaaaattaactttcgaAGTTCCGATTGCACGTCTGTCACGACGCACTCGTTTTCCATGCGACATTGAATAACCTTGGACGATTGAATGACCTCACGATTAAGATTAGAGTGTCGACATTACGAATCCATCACAACATCCCGGACGGCTCTCGGGTTTCcccaaaataattaacaatttgGACAATCGTGTACGGTTGGACTACTTTGTGCAAAGTTTTGTATCGTGCTATACAGGCATGATGTTGTTTCCGTGAGGGACTAATGTTTTGTCAGTACCACATTTGCACCgcatttttcgaataaaaatacgCAAATCGTGTGTACCGCAAACATTCAACGCTTTCAAACCgaaatctaaaaacaaaacatttacaatGGCCGACACTGCTGTGACCGAAGCTGCTCCCCCAGCTACCTCATCTCCAGCTGCAAAGAAAAGCAAGACTGCTTCTGCTGCATCGAAGAAACCACGAGTGAAGCCAACCCATCCGCCAACAGCCGATATGGTTAATGCTGCTATCAAAAGCCTGAAAGAACGTGGTGGTTCATCGTTGCAGGCAATCAAGAAGTACATCACAGCCAATTACAAGATCGATGCCGAGAAACTATCGCCTTTCATCAAGAAATACCTGAAGAGTGCCGTTGCCGGTGGCAAATTGATCCAAACCAAAGGCAAGGGTGCTTCTGGTTCATTCAAACTTTCTGCTACTGTTGCAAAATCAAAGTCCGAATCGGCACCGAAGAAAGCTGCTGCCAAGCCCAAGAAAGCTAAGGCAGCGACCGGTGAAAAGAAACCGAAAGCGAAGAAAGCTGCATCTCCAGCTAAGAAGAAGCCTGCAGCCAAAAGTgctgaaaagaagaagaaagccGCAGCACCAGCTAAAGCAGCAAAGAAGGCTGGTTCCGTGAAGGCACCAAAAGCCCCAAAGGAAAAGTCAACGAAACCGAAAGCTGCCGCTAAAAAGccaaaaacaccaaaacccaaGAAGGCAGCTCCAGCCAAGAAAGCAGCACCAAAGAAGGCAGCTGCAccaaaaaagaagtaaattccTTAAAACACGGGAATTTTCGCCAATTATAAATTGCAATGATCCAATTGCATTGAAAAACACAGCCCTTATTAGGGCTACCAAATTGCTGACGAAAACGTGCAATCCATTTCCATTAATAATACACAACGCGTCTACTATAGTAGTGCGACACTACGACTCGTCGCcataaaatcagaattttttgttgattcgttGATTCTTCGAGCtacttttaacgaaattgaacATGTTGATGTACACTACAGGCTCCCATGTATcttattattttatgtaaGCTGGTCATGCTGAACTAATTTAGGACTGATCACTGCCTATCGAACATCATAATCAAGTTCTGTTGATTTAcgtaacaaaactaaaaaagaacaaaaaccaattgttcacattttctgtgggATATCCTCTGCTTCGAAATACAA includes the following:
- the LOC119075116 gene encoding histone H2B-like, giving the protein MPPKTSGKAAKKAGKAQKNISKGDKKKKRKRKESYAIYIYKVLKQVHPDTGISSKAMSIMNSFVNDIFERIAAEASRLAHYNKRSTITSREIQTAVRLLLPGELAKHAVSEGTKAVTKYTSSK
- the LOC119075114 gene encoding histone H1-like, with amino-acid sequence MADTAVTEAAPPATSSPAAKKSKTASAASKKPRVKPTHPPTADMVNAAIKSLKERGGSSLQAIKKYITANYKIDAEKLSPFIKKYLKSAVAGGKLIQTKGKGASGSFKLSATVAKSKSESAPKKAAAKPKKAKAATGEKKPKAKKAASPAKKKPAAKSAEKKKKAAAPAKAAKKAGSVKAPKAPKEKSTKPKAAAKKPKTPKPKKAAPAKKAAPKKAAAPKKK
- the LOC119075115 gene encoding histone H2A, translated to MSGRGKGGKVKGKAKSRSNRAGLQFPVGRIHRLLRKGNYAERVGAGAPVYLAAVMEYLAAEVLELAGNAARDNKKTRIIPRHLQLAIRNDEELNKLLSGVTIAQGGVLPNIQAVLLPKKTEKKA